GCCTCGGAATCCAACCCGATATCAATGATTTGCTAGCAGACATTGACAATCATCTGAAACAGGGCTATAAACGAATTAAATTAAAAATTAAGCCCGGCCAGGACTTGGAGATATTGCAGGAAGTTCGTCAGCACTTTCCGGACACACCGATCATGGCCGATGCGAATTCGGCATATTCCTTACAGGATAGTGACCATTTGAAAAAGTTTGACGGGCTTAATTTAATGATGGTGGAGCAACCACTTGCACATGATGACAGGCTTGATCATGCGAAGCTTCAGAAGGAAATCCAGACACCAATTTGTTTGGATGAAAGCATTCATTCCTACGATGATGCCCGACACGCAATTGAACTTGGATCATGCAAAATAATTAATGTGAAAATAGGGCGGGTTGGCGGATTGACCGAAGCAAAGCGGATTCATAATCTATGTCAAGAAAAAGATGTACCAGTCTGGTGCGGAGGCATGCTGGAAGCCGGGGTTGGGCGTGCACATAACATCGCTTTGACCACCCTGCCCAATTTTACATTGCCAGGTGATACAGCGGGTTCTTCCAGGTACTGGGAAAAAGACATTATCAAACCAGAGGTAGAGGTTCAGGATGGAACCATCACTGTCCCAACCAATTCTGGGATTGGATACGAAATTGATCGAGAAGCATTGAAATCATTCCGTGTTGGATGTTATGAATACGAGGTGTTTTAAATGGTGAAAAGGAGTCTGCGTACTCCTTTCTTTTCGTTTGCGAACAAAGAGAAATGGATGGTATGGTTACTCATTTTATTAATCACGTTAATTTGGGGCTATGCATGGGTGTTAATGAAGGAAGTACTTAATTTCATGGGACCATTTACGTTTTCTGCGTTTCGGTTCGGAACAGGAACTGTTGTCCTTTTAATCCTTGTTTATTTGATGAGAACCAAGGCTCCACCAAAGAAAAATTGGATCCACTTAATCGTTCTAGGGATTTTACAGACTTCAATCGTTTTCTTGCTCGTTATGTATGGACTTTCCTTCGTTGGTGCTGGGAAAGCTTCTGTACTATTGTATTCGATGCCGATTTGGAGCACTATTTTAGCGGTCAGATTTTTACAGGAAAAAGTAACAGGTGCCAAAATTACCGGACTAGGGCTCGGAATGCTCGGACTCCTGATGATATTGGGCTGGGATTTGTGGATTGGCCAGGAACCCAAAACGATAGTTGGTGAGATTCTAATTGTTGTTGCGGCAATGTCCTGGGGAGCATCCAACGTGTATTACCGGATAAAGCTGCCTGGTGTTCCTAAGCTCCAGGTTAATGCCTATCAAATGTTATTTGGAACTATCGGTATTTTGATTGCGGCGTTCATCACAGAATGGGGAGAGCCGGTCAGCTTAACTACAGAAAGTATTTACTATATTTTATTTACAGGAGTATTGGCTTCGGCACTGTGCTTCACGGTATGGTTCATGATTCTAAGTATGATTGATACAGTGACAGCCACGTTATCCACATTGCTTGTGCCGGTATTTGGCCTGTTTTTAGGATGGCTTATTCTGGGTGAGAAATTATCGTTGGGCATTATTATTGGTTCGATATGCATTATCGTTGGTATTATTGTTGCGCAGATAACTAAAAAATAGATCCCTTATAGAGTAGGGACCTATTTTTTTAGTTTTAAAAGAATAATAGTCCAATAGAAATTGGAATGAAGCTCCAAAGTAGGATCATGACACAAAAACCCATAATGTCCCTTACCTTCAATCCAGCAATCGCAAGCAACGGCAATGCCCAAAATGGTTGGATCATGTTAGTCCATGCATCCCCCCAGGCGACTGCCATTGCTGTT
This Virgibacillus phasianinus DNA region includes the following protein-coding sequences:
- the menC gene encoding o-succinylbenzoate synthase, whose translation is MVPLQKVTLHKLKMRLKFPFRTSFGTIQDKEFFIIEAMDDKGNNGFGESVSFSSPWYTEETTATNEHVMKDFLIPLLKGRPINHPDDITETFRVIRGNNMAKAGIEGAIWDLYAKQRGETLATALGGIKKEIDVGVSLGIQPDINDLLADIDNHLKQGYKRIKLKIKPGQDLEILQEVRQHFPDTPIMADANSAYSLQDSDHLKKFDGLNLMMVEQPLAHDDRLDHAKLQKEIQTPICLDESIHSYDDARHAIELGSCKIINVKIGRVGGLTEAKRIHNLCQEKDVPVWCGGMLEAGVGRAHNIALTTLPNFTLPGDTAGSSRYWEKDIIKPEVEVQDGTITVPTNSGIGYEIDREALKSFRVGCYEYEVF
- a CDS encoding DMT family transporter produces the protein MVKRSLRTPFFSFANKEKWMVWLLILLITLIWGYAWVLMKEVLNFMGPFTFSAFRFGTGTVVLLILVYLMRTKAPPKKNWIHLIVLGILQTSIVFLLVMYGLSFVGAGKASVLLYSMPIWSTILAVRFLQEKVTGAKITGLGLGMLGLLMILGWDLWIGQEPKTIVGEILIVVAAMSWGASNVYYRIKLPGVPKLQVNAYQMLFGTIGILIAAFITEWGEPVSLTTESIYYILFTGVLASALCFTVWFMILSMIDTVTATLSTLLVPVFGLFLGWLILGEKLSLGIIIGSICIIVGIIVAQITKK